The proteins below are encoded in one region of Sphingobacterium sp. R2:
- a CDS encoding ankyrin repeat domain-containing protein, which translates to MSQSFIIACESGKRKIAEILLEKHQVDVSYTDEMGRTALHYAAHRGYLDLVKKLVDAGATLDYEDHRGETPLYFALLQKQKQTAVYLLENNANILINDFLGNSLLHIAARTGQQEMVEKLITHGLDVNALNNSAESPLLLAVQAKYPPVVQLLVENGARVDTTDKEGNTALNLAVALGSVPIVNMLLDNGASVNILNDLSEGPLLLAVKNGNRILAQKLLEQGSDIFAESAEGISPVWYVCNSNQKELLALFLEKGLSADYARPVDSFDGKDGQYLEKLIARTGGRTFILGFEPHYAGETLLHTATKMGYLSLVKQLLDSGATIDKQDATGNTALHYAAAYGKKDVLRYLLSNGAVTDIANVLEQKAIDYSNMQGYNEITALLIDFGAQTNAVGDGPVSANKKVIPERPTGMDMTQKKQALFDLKDLLDAGIINQEEFDTEKAKILKS; encoded by the coding sequence ATGTCTCAATCATTTATAATTGCTTGTGAAAGTGGGAAACGTAAGATAGCGGAGATATTACTGGAAAAGCATCAAGTGGATGTATCTTACACCGATGAAATGGGGCGTACAGCATTGCATTATGCTGCGCATCGGGGGTATCTAGATTTGGTGAAAAAGTTAGTTGACGCAGGTGCTACCTTGGACTACGAAGATCATCGGGGTGAAACCCCTTTGTATTTTGCCCTGTTACAAAAGCAAAAGCAAACGGCAGTCTATTTATTGGAAAATAACGCCAATATTTTAATCAATGATTTTTTGGGGAATAGCTTGCTTCATATCGCAGCGCGCACAGGGCAACAGGAAATGGTTGAAAAACTGATTACACATGGCTTGGATGTAAATGCTTTAAATAACAGCGCTGAATCCCCCTTACTATTGGCTGTCCAAGCAAAATATCCACCTGTAGTACAATTGCTTGTTGAAAATGGCGCTCGTGTAGACACAACAGACAAAGAAGGCAACACAGCTTTAAATTTGGCAGTGGCTTTGGGCTCTGTTCCTATTGTGAACATGTTGTTAGATAATGGTGCTTCTGTCAATATACTCAATGACTTAAGCGAGGGGCCTTTACTGCTTGCCGTAAAAAACGGGAATCGTATTCTTGCCCAAAAATTGTTGGAGCAGGGAAGTGATATTTTTGCTGAATCTGCTGAGGGTATTTCGCCAGTATGGTATGTATGTAATAGTAATCAAAAGGAGTTGCTTGCATTATTTTTAGAAAAAGGTCTTTCTGCGGATTACGCGCGTCCTGTGGATTCATTTGACGGAAAGGATGGACAATATTTGGAGAAGTTGATTGCTAGAACAGGAGGGCGTACTTTTATACTTGGATTTGAACCACATTATGCTGGGGAGACATTATTACATACGGCTACAAAAATGGGCTACCTATCTTTGGTCAAACAGCTTTTGGATAGTGGCGCAACGATCGATAAACAGGATGCAACAGGCAATACCGCGCTTCATTATGCTGCCGCTTATGGTAAAAAAGATGTGTTGCGGTATCTTCTTTCCAACGGAGCAGTGACAGATATAGCGAATGTATTGGAACAGAAAGCAATAGATTATTCCAATATGCAAGGATATAACGAAATAACAGCCTTATTGATTGATTTCGGTGCGCAAACCAACGCTGTGGGAGACGGGCCGGTCAGCGCCAATAAAAAGGTAATACCTGAAAGGCCTACAGGAATGGATATGACACAAAAAAAGCAGGCGCTATTTGATCTGAAGGATTTATTAGACGCAGGCATTATCAATCAAGAAGAATTTGATACAGAGAAAGCGAAAATTTTAAAGAGTTAG
- a CDS encoding ankyrin repeat domain-containing protein: MTNNELRALAEFSRKDEIAKMEQIVAAADSRIEFQEYELNSLVSQLIRSQHYGILDRFLLKGLISTDLYDYDRLSTSVINTLFKPQLTSEAQLDIHLNWIKSYLAQVDDIDEEVDGSTLLEYAVQENVAMPFLKLIYEAGADLQRMDKYGQTLLFKVCILRMQPNERISELVDWLLAEGLDPNIANVEQKTALHMAVDTLKTDAVVKLLDAGADPGLKDWHGESAFHYAAIRHFNPDLLLTLFNYGKPDFHSVDKQGENLLNAFLRRMHTDSETNLTVLVVLLEHGADLTAASMWYQREKTGVDWLAEKSLLVIQEIVDKGFLDLNYMDNEGNTLLHKVCQENLNHDENKARELYRKVKYLVGEGVDPQSENRLDKKAVDYAMDDNLKIKTVEWLLKQ, encoded by the coding sequence TTCGCGCAAAGATGAAATTGCAAAGATGGAACAGATTGTCGCAGCAGCAGACAGCAGAATTGAGTTTCAGGAGTACGAATTGAATAGTTTAGTGAGCCAATTGATTCGATCTCAGCATTATGGAATCCTAGATCGGTTTTTACTAAAGGGGCTAATCTCAACTGATCTATACGATTACGATCGTTTGAGCACATCTGTCATCAATACCTTATTTAAGCCTCAGCTAACATCCGAAGCACAACTTGACATCCATCTAAATTGGATCAAAAGTTATTTGGCTCAGGTTGATGATATTGATGAAGAAGTGGACGGTAGTACCTTATTGGAATATGCTGTGCAGGAAAATGTGGCAATGCCTTTCTTAAAACTTATTTATGAGGCAGGTGCTGACTTGCAGCGAATGGACAAATATGGACAAACATTGCTTTTTAAAGTGTGTATTTTACGTATGCAGCCCAACGAGCGTATTAGCGAGCTTGTCGATTGGTTATTAGCGGAGGGCTTAGATCCGAATATTGCCAATGTTGAACAGAAGACAGCGTTACATATGGCTGTTGATACGTTGAAAACTGACGCTGTAGTTAAATTACTGGATGCTGGAGCAGACCCAGGCTTAAAGGATTGGCATGGGGAAAGTGCTTTTCATTATGCCGCGATTAGGCATTTTAATCCAGATTTACTGCTGACTCTCTTCAATTATGGAAAGCCAGATTTTCATAGCGTCGATAAGCAAGGTGAAAACTTGCTCAATGCATTCCTTCGCAGAATGCATACCGACAGTGAGACTAATCTAACCGTTCTAGTCGTGCTTTTGGAACACGGTGCTGATCTGACGGCAGCCTCCATGTGGTACCAGAGAGAAAAAACAGGAGTTGATTGGCTGGCAGAAAAGTCTCTTTTGGTTATACAAGAAATTGTGGACAAAGGATTTTTAGATCTAAATTATATGGATAATGAGGGTAATACGTTATTGCATAAGGTTTGTCAAGAAAATCTCAATCACGATGAAAATAAAGCCCGTGAGCTGTACAGAAAGGTGAAATATCTTGTTGGTGAGGGGGTCGACCCTCAATCAGAAAATAGATTGGATAAAAAGGCTGTTGATTACGCTATGGATGATAATCTCAAGATAAAGACAGTCGAATGGTTATTAAAACAATAA